A single genomic interval of Hippoglossus stenolepis isolate QCI-W04-F060 chromosome 24, HSTE1.2, whole genome shotgun sequence harbors:
- the LOC118103458 gene encoding sodium/potassium-transporting ATPase subunit alpha-1 has translation MGRGEGREQYELAATSEQGSKKKAKGKKKEKDMDELKKEVDMDDHKLTLDELTRKYVTDLNNGLTCAKAAENLARDGPNALTPPPTTPEWVKFCKQMFGGFSMLLWTGAVLCFLAYGIQAAMEDEPANDNLYLGVVLSAVVIITGCFSYYQEAKSSKIMDSFKNLVPQQALVVRDGEKKCLNAEEVVVGDLVEVKGGDRIPADLRIISASSCKVDNSSLTGESEPQTRTPDFSNENPLETRNIAFFSTNCVEGTARGVVISTGDRTVMGRIATLASGLEVGRTPISIEIEHFIHIITGVAIFLGVSFFVLSLILGYSWLEAVIFLIGIIVANVPEGLLATVTVCLTLTAKRMAKKNCLVKNLEAVETLGSTSTICSDKTGTLTQNRMTVAHMWFDNQIHEADTTENQSGASFDKSSATWVALARIAGLCNRAVFLAEQGSVAILKRDVAGDASESALLKCIELCCGSVSEMRDKSPKISEIPFNSTNKYQLSIHTISPSEGETKHLLVMKGAPERILDRCSSIMLQGKEQPLDDELKDAFQNAYLELGGLGERVLGFCHFSLPDEEFPEGFAFDTEEVNFPTEKLCFIGLMSMIDPPRAAVPDAVGKCRSAGIKVIMVTGDHPITAKAIAKGVGIISEGNETVEDIAARLNIPVNEVNPRDAKACVVHGGDLKDLAPEQLDDILKYHTEIVFARTSPQQKLIIVEGCQRQGAIVAVTGDGVNDSPALKKADIGVAMGIAGSDVSKQAADMILLDDNFASIVTGVEEGRLIFDNLKKSIAYTLTSNIPEITPFLFFIIANIPLPLGTVTILCIDLGTDMVPAISLAYEAAESDIMKRQPRNPKTDKLVNERLISIAYGQIGMIQALAGFFTYFVILAENGFLPYTLVGIRVSWDNKYCNDLEDSYGQQWTYEQRKIVEFTCHTAFFVSIVIVQWADLIICKTRRNSVFQQGMRNKILIFGLFEETALAAFLSYCPGMDVALRMYPLKPNWWFCALPYSLLIFIYDEIRKLILRRSPGGWVERETYY, from the exons GAAGGACGTGAACAGTATGAGCTGGCTGCGACCTCGGAGCAGGGCAGCAAGAAGAAAGCGaaggggaagaagaaagagaaggacaTGGACGAGCTGAAGAAGGAAGTGGATATG GATGATCACAAGCTGACCCTGGATGAGCTCACTCGCAAATATGTGACGGACCTCAACAAC GGTTTGACATGTGCAAAGGCTGCTGAGAATCTGGCCCGTGACGGCCCCAACgccctcacccctcctcccacCACCCCAGAGTGGGTCAAATTCTGCAAACAG ATGTTTGGCGGGTTCTCCATGCTTCTGTGGACTGGTGCCGTCCTCTGTTTCCTGGCCTATGGTATCCAGGCTGCAATGGAGGATGAGCCGGCCAATGATAAT TTGTACCTGGGTGTTGTGCTTTCTGCTGTCGTCATCATCACTGGCTGCTTCTCCTACTACCAAGAGGCCAAGAGCTCCAAGATCATGGACTCCTTTAAGAACCTGGTGCCACAG CAAGCCCTGGTCGTCCGTGACGGTGAGAAGAAGTGCCTCAACGCCGAGGAGGTGGTTGTTGGTGATTTAGTGGAGGTGAAAGGTGGCGACAGGATCCCCGCCGACCTCCGAATCATCTCTGCCAGCAGCTGCAAG GTGGATAACTCCTCTCTGACTGGTGAATCAGAGCCCCAGACTCGTACTCCTGACTTCTCCAACGAGAACCCGCTGGAGACCAGGAACATTGCTTTCTTCTCCACCAACTGTGTCGAAG GAACTGCTCGTGGTGTCGTGATCAGCACCGGAGATCGTACCGTCATGGGCCGCATCGCCACGCTCGCCTCTGGACTCGAAGTCGGACGCACACCCATCTCCATCGAGATCGAGCACTTCATCCACATCATCACCGGCGTGGCTATCTTCCTCGGCGTGTCATTCTTCGTCCTCTCCCTCATCCTCGGATACAGCTGGCTGGAGGCCGTCATCTTCCTCATCGGTATCATCGTCGCCAACGTGCCAGAAGGTCTCCTGGCCACTGTCACT GTGTGTCTGACCCTGACTGCGAAGCGTATGGCCAAGAAGAACTGCCTGGTGAAGAACCTGGAAGCCGTCGAGACCCTGggctccacctccaccatctGCTCCGACAAAACCGGCACCCTGACTCAGAACAGGATGACCGTGGCCCACATGTGGTTCGACAACCAGATCCACGAGGCCGACACCACAGAGAACCAGAGCGGCGCCTCCTTCGACAAGAGCTCGGCCACCTGGGTTGCCCTCGCCAGAATCGCCGGGCTCTGCAACCGCGCCGTCTTCCTGGCCGAGCAGGGCAGCGTTGCCATCCTGAAG AGAGATGTGGCCGGTGACGCCTCTGAGTCGGCCCTGCTCAAATGTATCGAGCTGTGCTGCGGATCCGTTTCGGAAATGAGGGATAAAAGCCCCAAGATTTCAGAGATCCCGTTCAACTCCACCAACAAATACCAG CTTTCCATTCATACGATCTCCCCATCTGAGGGAGAGACCAAGCACCTGCTGGTGATGAAAGGAGCCCCCGAGAGGATTCTGGACCGCTGCTCCAGCATCATGTTGCAGGGCAAAGAGCAGCCTCTGGATGACGAGCTGAAAGACGCTTTCCAGAACGCTTACCTGGAACTGGGAGGTCTGGGAGAGAGAGTGCTGG GTTTCTGCCATTTCAGTCTCCCTGATGAGGAGTTCCCAGAGGGCTTTGCTTTTGACACTGAGGAAGTGAACTTCCCCACGGAGAAGCTGTGCTTCATCGGCCTCATGTCCATGATCGACCCTCCTCGTGCTGCTGTGCCTGACGCTGTCGGCAAATGCAGGAGCGCTGGAATCAAG GTAATCATGGTGACAGGTGATCATCCAATCACAGCTAAGGCCATTGCTAAGGGTGTGGGAATCATCTCTGAAGGCAACGAGACTGTCGAGGACATCGCTGCTCGTCTGAACATCCCAGTCAATGAAGTCAACCCAAG AGACGCCAAGGCCTGCGTTGTCCACGGCGGAGACCTGAAGGATCTGGCCCCGGAGCAGCTCGACGACATCCTGAAGTACCACACGGAGATCGTCTTCGCCAGGACGTCCCCGCAGCAGAAACTCATCATTGTGGAGGGCTGCCAGAGACAG GGCGCCATCGTGGCCGTGACAGGTGATGGTGTGAACGACTCTCCTGCGCTGAAGAAGGCCGACATCGGCGTTGCCATGGGGATCGCTGGATCTGACGTCTCCAAGCAGGCCGCTGACATGATCCTGCTGGACGACAACTTTGCCTCCATCGTTACCGGCGTGGAAGAAG GTCGTCTGATCTTTGACAACTTGAAGAAGTCCATCGCCTACACTCTGACCAGTAACATCCCCGAGATCAcgcccttcctcttcttcatcatcgcCAACATCCCTCTGCCCCTGGGAACCGTCACCATCCTCTGTATCGACCTGGGAACCGACATG GTCCCTGCCATCTCCCTGGCTTACGAAGCAGCCGAGAGCGACATCATGAAGAGGCAGCCCAGAAACCCCAAAACGGACAAACTGGTGAACGAGAGGCTCATCAGCATCGCCTACGGACAGATCG GTATGATCCAGGCGCTGGCGGGCTTCTTCACCTACTTTGTGATTCTGGCTGAAAACGGCTTCCTGCCCTACACCCTGGTGGGCATCCGAGTGTCCTGGGATAACAAATACTGCAACGACCTGGAGGACAGCTACGGCCAGCAGTGG ACTTACGAGCAGAGGAAGATCGTGGAGTTCACCTGCCACACGGCGTTCTTCGTCAGCATCGTCATTGTGCAGTGGGCCGACCTGATCATCTGTAAGACCAGGAGGAACTCCGTCTTCCAGCAGGGCATGAG gaacaAGATCCTGATCTTCGGGCTCTTTGAGGAAACCGCCCTGGCTGCCTTCCTCTCCTATTGCCCCGGCATGGACGTCGCCCTCAGAATGTATCCTCTCAA gccCAACTGGTGGTTCTGCGCCCTACCCTACTCCCTGCTCATCTTTATCTATGATGAAATCCGTAAGCTGATCCTCAGACGCAGCCCAGGAG GTTGGGTGGAAAGGGAGACCTACTATTAA